Proteins from a single region of Halobaculum sp. CBA1158:
- a CDS encoding ABC transporter substrate-binding protein → MSKRITRRRTLAALGASGIAALAGCSGGGDGTETEGSTDTQADTEASDDMEGTTTGGSGGASGTVKIGVMQPISGDLQYYGQQALWGFSSGLAYKAGASPSVEAETGSQTVTVGDVDYELLIRDSQFSADTAQSLATNLVTNEDVDMLFGCASSGAANRVSETVAKQAGVPYMIGPAASASSTAESATCGEQIFRASENTAMDARSGGRYVARESDVSRVFLFGADYSFGRAVVNNYEAVLEAEGVEIVGKRFVPQGYSEWEGLLDNAAEAGAEGIVGGFTVATLPNLFTSYLNGDYDYTVFGGFATEITNNVVGGLLQNQLGEPLTEEKLAGAGIGPFTTRYHWNQYDNEINSAFVDGYVNAYGKVPDLFTSGTFTAASAIVQGVEGSGSTEGADIAAEMRGMTVADTPKGSDAYTFQEYNNQARSEMTVANVVPTADEWSDSWGAPVQPSEPVARIGADETTIPADDDGMNCSL, encoded by the coding sequence ATGAGCAAGCGTATCACACGACGCAGGACGCTGGCGGCGCTCGGCGCGTCCGGGATCGCCGCGCTCGCCGGCTGCTCGGGCGGCGGCGACGGAACCGAGACCGAGGGATCGACCGACACGCAGGCCGACACGGAGGCGAGCGACGATATGGAAGGCACGACGACAGGCGGTTCAGGCGGGGCGTCCGGGACGGTGAAGATCGGCGTGATGCAGCCGATCTCCGGCGACCTGCAGTACTACGGCCAACAGGCGCTGTGGGGGTTCTCCTCCGGGCTCGCCTACAAGGCCGGCGCGTCGCCGTCGGTGGAGGCGGAGACGGGGAGCCAGACGGTCACCGTCGGCGACGTGGACTACGAACTGCTGATCCGTGACTCGCAGTTCTCCGCCGACACGGCGCAGTCGCTGGCGACGAACCTCGTGACGAACGAGGACGTGGACATGCTGTTCGGCTGCGCCTCTTCGGGGGCGGCCAACCGGGTTTCCGAGACGGTCGCGAAACAGGCCGGCGTCCCGTACATGATCGGGCCGGCGGCGTCGGCGTCGTCGACGGCGGAGTCCGCGACCTGCGGCGAGCAGATCTTCCGCGCCTCCGAGAACACGGCGATGGACGCGCGATCCGGGGGTCGCTACGTCGCCCGGGAATCGGACGTCTCGCGGGTGTTCCTGTTCGGCGCTGACTACTCGTTCGGCCGTGCGGTCGTCAACAACTACGAGGCGGTCCTGGAGGCGGAGGGCGTCGAGATCGTCGGCAAGCGCTTCGTCCCGCAGGGGTACAGCGAGTGGGAGGGCCTGCTCGACAACGCCGCCGAGGCCGGCGCGGAGGGGATCGTCGGCGGCTTCACCGTCGCGACGCTGCCGAACCTGTTCACGTCGTACCTCAACGGCGACTACGACTACACCGTCTTCGGCGGCTTCGCGACCGAGATCACCAACAACGTCGTCGGCGGCCTGCTCCAGAACCAACTCGGCGAGCCGCTCACCGAGGAGAAGCTGGCGGGGGCCGGGATCGGCCCGTTCACGACGCGCTACCACTGGAACCAGTACGACAACGAGATCAACTCGGCGTTCGTCGACGGCTACGTGAACGCCTACGGGAAGGTCCCGGACCTGTTCACCTCGGGGACGTTCACGGCCGCTTCCGCCATCGTGCAGGGCGTTGAGGGGAGCGGGTCGACCGAGGGTGCGGACATCGCCGCCGAGATGCGCGGGATGACCGTCGCCGACACGCCGAAGGGGTCTGACGCGTACACGTTCCAGGAGTACAATAACCAGGCACGCTCGGAGATGACAGTCGCGAACGTCGTCCCCACAGCCGACGAGTGGAGCGACTCGTGGGGCGCGCCAGTCCAGCCCAGCGAGCCCGTCGCGCGCATCGGGGCCGACGAGACGACCATCCCGGCCGACGACGACGGGATGAACTGCTCGCTGTAA
- a CDS encoding helix-turn-helix domain-containing protein has protein sequence MIDVTLDMEQYDCPFIHATEEHDLAFSAVHWEFDTATDSLETRMVVEGEDREVLGNGLRELRDHEGLREYKLLSKTGGVAHIRSVIDETAAMETVRDGGGYITGPFYIADGSELWHVGFDDRGEADGTLSRLDRDNEYEVLERDEPDLPELQGFIQNAGAAMTLIEGCKDLSDVERETLETAASEGYFESPRSATLGTLAEEFDVSKPAVSKNLRRGQRKMLQRVVDAMSELEE, from the coding sequence ATGATCGACGTCACGCTGGACATGGAGCAGTACGACTGCCCGTTCATCCACGCCACAGAGGAGCACGACCTGGCGTTCTCGGCGGTCCACTGGGAGTTCGACACGGCGACGGACTCCCTGGAGACGCGGATGGTCGTCGAGGGAGAGGACCGCGAGGTGCTCGGGAACGGGCTCCGGGAGCTTCGCGACCACGAGGGCCTGCGCGAATACAAACTGCTCTCGAAGACCGGGGGCGTGGCCCACATCCGATCGGTCATCGACGAGACCGCGGCCATGGAGACGGTCCGGGACGGCGGCGGCTACATCACCGGTCCGTTCTACATCGCCGACGGCTCGGAGCTGTGGCACGTCGGCTTCGACGACCGCGGCGAGGCGGACGGCACGCTCTCGCGGCTCGACCGCGACAACGAGTACGAGGTGCTCGAGCGCGACGAGCCCGACCTCCCGGAGCTTCAGGGCTTCATCCAGAACGCCGGCGCGGCGATGACGCTCATCGAGGGCTGTAAGGACCTCTCGGACGTGGAGCGGGAGACGCTGGAGACGGCCGCTTCGGAGGGCTACTTCGAGAGCCCGCGATCGGCGACGCTGGGGACGCTCGCCGAGGAGTTCGACGTGTCCAAACCGGCCGTCTCGAAGAACCTCCGGCGCGGCCAGCGCAAGATGCTCCAGCGCGTCGTCGACGCGATGTCCGAGTTGGAGGAGTGA
- a CDS encoding AMP-binding protein: protein MSEGERTDPPAGSGIAGAAPDWVGDWSGRRARLSPDRVGLVDATTGTEYTYADLDERAERTARLLVDLGVGHGDRVVALSRNRPALVDLFFATGKIGAALAPLSHRLAPPELAELIDTVDPAAVLVGAGVADDAAAGLDRAAAGDAPILVAGDDAERVARAVDDLGGRGYDDALAGVDGAAGVDGAAGVDGAMGVAVGGDASLSDPHLLLHTGGSTGTPKETVIPHRAVYWNSMTTIAAWGLRADDLAPMPFPMFHTGGWNVLTVPLFHMGATVVVAREFDPGRVLEIVDRRDASVLVAVPAVLRMMSDHDDWADADLSSLRFAKSGGGPCRRSVLSAWWDRGVDLSQGYGLTECGPNNFAMPDDWPREKAEAVGVPAPHVSARIVDDGGDPVSPGDVGELELSSPAAADGYLEAPEESAATFGDGWVSTGDLARVDDEGYYHIEGRKKNMYVSGGENVFPAEVENVLTDHPDVREAVVVPVPDDTWGTVGKAVVEGDESLTIDGLTEFLDGRIARFKHPRHLAFVDEFPYSGPSKIDREAVRERFVDE from the coding sequence ATGTCTGAGGGCGAGCGGACCGACCCGCCGGCCGGGTCGGGGATCGCCGGCGCGGCCCCCGACTGGGTGGGCGACTGGTCGGGTCGTCGCGCGCGACTCTCTCCCGACCGAGTGGGGCTCGTCGACGCGACGACGGGGACGGAGTACACCTACGCCGACCTCGACGAGCGGGCTGAGCGGACGGCCCGCCTGCTCGTCGACCTCGGGGTCGGCCACGGCGACCGGGTTGTCGCGCTCTCGCGCAACCGGCCGGCGCTGGTGGACCTGTTCTTCGCGACCGGGAAGATCGGGGCGGCGCTCGCGCCGCTGTCGCACCGGCTCGCGCCGCCGGAACTGGCGGAACTGATCGACACCGTCGACCCCGCGGCGGTGCTCGTCGGCGCGGGCGTCGCCGACGACGCGGCCGCCGGCCTGGACCGCGCGGCGGCCGGCGACGCCCCGATCCTCGTCGCCGGCGACGACGCCGAGCGCGTCGCCCGCGCGGTCGACGACCTCGGCGGCCGCGGCTACGACGACGCGCTCGCCGGAGTCGACGGGGCCGCGGGAGTCGACGGGGCCGCCGGAGTCGATGGGGCTATGGGAGTCGCCGTCGGCGGCGACGCGTCGCTGTCGGATCCGCACCTCCTGCTTCACACCGGGGGGTCGACCGGGACGCCCAAGGAGACGGTGATCCCCCATCGGGCGGTGTACTGGAACTCGATGACGACCATCGCGGCGTGGGGGCTGCGCGCGGACGACCTCGCGCCCATGCCGTTCCCGATGTTCCACACCGGCGGCTGGAACGTCCTCACCGTGCCGCTGTTCCACATGGGCGCGACGGTCGTCGTCGCTCGCGAGTTCGACCCCGGGCGGGTGCTCGAAATCGTCGACCGTCGGGACGCGAGCGTGCTCGTGGCGGTGCCGGCGGTCCTTCGGATGATGAGCGATCACGACGACTGGGCCGACGCCGACCTCTCGTCGCTTCGGTTCGCCAAGTCTGGAGGGGGCCCCTGTCGGCGGTCGGTGCTCTCGGCGTGGTGGGACCGCGGCGTCGACCTCTCGCAGGGGTACGGCCTCACCGAGTGCGGACCGAACAACTTCGCGATGCCCGACGACTGGCCCCGCGAGAAGGCCGAGGCGGTCGGCGTGCCCGCGCCGCACGTCTCAGCCCGGATCGTCGACGACGGCGGCGACCCCGTCTCCCCGGGCGACGTGGGCGAACTGGAGCTGTCGAGTCCGGCGGCGGCCGACGGGTACCTCGAGGCCCCCGAGGAGTCGGCGGCCACCTTCGGCGACGGGTGGGTGTCCACGGGCGACCTCGCGCGCGTGGACGACGAGGGCTACTACCACATCGAGGGCCGCAAGAAGAACATGTACGTCAGCGGCGGCGAGAACGTCTTTCCCGCCGAGGTCGAGAACGTCCTCACCGATCACCCGGACGTCCGCGAGGCGGTCGTCGTCCCGGTCCCCGACGACACCTGGGGAACGGTCGGGAAGGCGGTCGTCGAGGGCGACGAGTCGCTGACGATCGACGGGCTCACCGAGTTCCTCGACGGCCGAATCGCGCGGTTCAAACACCCGAGACACCTTGCGTTCGTCGACGAGTTCCCGTACTCGGGCCCCTCGAAGATCGACCGCGAGGCCGTCCGCGAGCGCTTCGTCGACGAGTAG
- a CDS encoding alpha/beta hydrolase: MLTADNDGVAVAYERRGRDPTDAETVVLCEGLGYGRWMWNWQADALADDYHVIVWDNRGTGESDVPEGPYSIDDMAGDLGAVLDEAGVESAHVVGASMGGMVAQRFALRDDRAASLTLLCTSPGGPDAVPTPDATLERMFSVPDDADEREAIRYKMEPAVSDGFIEANEGLIERIVDWRLDSDAPPRAREAQAAAVRAFDAGDDLADLTLPTLVAHGTADRVLPVENGELLASAIPDAESEFVEGGSHLFFIEDAARVNDRIASFLADV; the protein is encoded by the coding sequence GTGCTTACCGCGGACAACGACGGCGTCGCCGTCGCCTACGAACGACGGGGTCGCGACCCGACCGACGCCGAGACGGTCGTCCTCTGTGAGGGGCTCGGCTACGGCCGCTGGATGTGGAACTGGCAGGCCGACGCCCTCGCGGACGACTACCACGTGATCGTCTGGGACAACCGAGGGACCGGCGAGTCGGACGTCCCCGAGGGGCCGTACAGCATCGACGACATGGCAGGCGATCTGGGGGCCGTCCTCGACGAGGCGGGCGTCGAGTCGGCCCACGTCGTCGGCGCGTCGATGGGCGGAATGGTCGCCCAGCGGTTCGCGCTGCGGGACGACCGCGCCGCGTCGCTGACGCTGCTTTGCACCTCGCCGGGCGGTCCCGACGCCGTCCCGACGCCGGACGCGACGCTGGAGCGGATGTTCTCTGTGCCGGACGACGCCGACGAGCGCGAGGCGATCCGATACAAGATGGAACCGGCCGTGAGCGACGGGTTCATCGAGGCGAACGAGGGCCTGATCGAGCGGATCGTCGACTGGCGACTCGACTCCGACGCGCCGCCCCGCGCTCGCGAGGCGCAGGCGGCCGCGGTCCGGGCGTTCGACGCCGGCGACGACCTCGCGGACCTGACGCTCCCGACGCTGGTCGCACACGGCACCGCGGACCGAGTGCTCCCGGTCGAGAACGGCGAACTCCTCGCGTCGGCCATCCCCGACGCCGAGTCCGAGTTCGTCGAGGGCGGCTCGCACCTCTTTTTCATCGAGGACGCGGCGCGCGTGAACGACCGGATCGCCTCGTTCCTCGCCGATGTCTGA
- a CDS encoding MaoC family dehydratase — MPVATVGDDAEASIDVTTESIDAYAELTGDRNPIHLDDDYAAETMFGGRIAHGMLGAGVVSAALARLPGDIIYLSQESSFEAPVRPGDTVVAEATVLEALEGDRIRVGTVATVDGEVVIDGEATVLSVPHETE, encoded by the coding sequence ATGCCAGTCGCGACCGTCGGCGACGACGCCGAGGCGAGCATCGACGTGACGACCGAATCGATCGACGCCTACGCCGAGCTAACCGGCGACCGCAACCCGATCCACCTCGACGACGACTACGCCGCCGAGACGATGTTCGGCGGGCGGATCGCCCACGGGATGCTCGGCGCGGGGGTCGTCAGCGCCGCCCTCGCACGCCTCCCCGGAGATATCATCTATCTCTCCCAGGAGTCGTCGTTCGAGGCACCCGTCCGCCCCGGCGACACGGTCGTCGCCGAGGCGACCGTCCTCGAGGCGCTCGAGGGCGACCGCATCCGCGTCGGGACGGTCGCGACCGTCGACGGCGAGGTCGTCATCGACGGCGAGGCGACCGTGCTCTCGGTTCCCCACGAAACGGAGTGA
- a CDS encoding cold shock domain-containing protein — MANGKVDFFNDTGGYGFISTDDGDLDDDEDVFFHMEDVGGEDLTEGTEVEFDIESSPKGPRAANVVRQ, encoded by the coding sequence ATGGCAAACGGTAAGGTTGACTTCTTCAACGACACTGGCGGCTACGGTTTCATTTCGACTGACGACGGCGACCTCGACGACGACGAGGACGTGTTCTTCCACATGGAGGACGTCGGCGGCGAGGACCTGACGGAGGGGACGGAGGTCGAGTTCGACATCGAGTCCTCACCGAAGGGACCCCGCGCGGCCAACGTCGTTCGGCAGTAA
- a CDS encoding twin-arginine translocation signal domain-containing protein, translating into MPSRRDVLKGGAAVGAASVTGLSGCLGGVLGGGSSNFQNWLIDPYLLPGQPERYPVVSLSPSSLEEHSGEFDGDEWDQIRTFAVQRYQFTRLYADEVDRLTLGGGGYQGGGFEVTQGGFDGESVGEDLTRAEFRELQEYQSYSVYERDQDRQLGIGIDGGTMAAASSFGDADAIRVLEDLIDVQRGEVRSYSEVNDTFGGLMDASTPGDVFTARITGDPADETDAESGQFRNQVGQSTSASVNGEDSDLELVLTFLSDRDPRERDLEEWTLNDRFDLWRDIEISVDGASATVSGSVPTRDVFSAINF; encoded by the coding sequence ATGCCAAGTAGACGAGACGTGCTGAAGGGCGGTGCGGCGGTCGGCGCGGCGTCTGTGACGGGCCTGTCGGGCTGTCTGGGCGGCGTCCTCGGCGGCGGATCGAGCAACTTCCAGAACTGGCTCATCGACCCGTACCTGCTGCCGGGCCAACCCGAGCGATACCCGGTCGTGTCGCTGTCGCCGTCGTCGCTGGAGGAGCACTCCGGCGAGTTCGACGGCGACGAGTGGGACCAGATCCGCACCTTCGCGGTCCAGCGCTACCAGTTCACGCGGCTGTACGCCGACGAGGTCGATCGATTAACCCTGGGCGGCGGCGGCTATCAGGGCGGCGGATTCGAGGTCACACAGGGCGGCTTCGACGGCGAATCCGTTGGCGAGGACCTCACGCGGGCGGAGTTCCGCGAGCTCCAGGAGTATCAAAGCTACAGCGTGTACGAGCGCGACCAGGACCGCCAGCTCGGGATCGGGATCGACGGCGGCACCATGGCCGCCGCGAGCAGCTTCGGCGACGCGGACGCGATCCGCGTGTTGGAGGACCTCATCGACGTACAGCGCGGCGAGGTACGCAGTTACTCGGAGGTCAACGACACCTTCGGCGGGCTGATGGACGCCTCCACTCCCGGCGACGTGTTCACCGCGCGGATCACCGGAGATCCGGCCGACGAGACCGACGCCGAGAGCGGGCAGTTCCGGAACCAGGTCGGACAGTCGACGAGCGCGAGCGTCAACGGCGAGGACAGTGACCTCGAACTGGTGTTGACGTTCCTCAGCGACCGCGACCCCCGCGAGCGCGACCTCGAGGAGTGGACGCTCAACGATCGCTTCGACCTCTGGCGCGACATCGAGATATCGGTCGACGGCGCGAGCGCCACCGTCTCGGGGTCGGTTCCGACGCGCGACGTGTTCTCCGCGATCAACTTCTGA
- a CDS encoding DUF4147 domain-containing protein produces the protein MTDDARGDDLPPPEALLGRVAGDPGEDSPVDRSGPAVRTALACLRAGIEAAMPEAVIRESVALEGDALRVADATYDLGDHDEVLVVGGGKAAGGVADALVDLLGDRLDDGVVVVPGAVGDEAEPDGPGGDGSSDPIDRVAGGHPVPTPGSVAGGERVLELAEGADERTLVLTVVTGGASALLAAPAAGVDLPDLRETTDALLSAGVDIDGVNAVRKHLSRVKGGRLASAAAPATVVGLLFSDVVGDDPAVIGSGPVSPDPTEFADALAVLDRHGVDAPQSVRARLESGARGETPETPGAEDPAFARVSTHVLADGRTAIDAAAGVARDRGYDALVVSSRLRGEARECGTFHVGIAEEVATAGDPVAPPAVLLSGGETTVTVAGDGEGGPNAECALAAGVDLVDRRSPLSDRDGDCAFLAVDTDGRDGSTDAAGALVTPDSVADAEAALAALDDNDAVGYFREAGGLVITGPTGTNVDDLRVLVVEE, from the coding sequence ATGACGGACGACGCCCGGGGGGACGACCTTCCGCCCCCCGAAGCGCTCCTCGGGAGGGTCGCCGGCGACCCCGGCGAGGACTCCCCCGTGGACCGCTCGGGCCCCGCGGTTCGGACGGCGCTCGCGTGTCTCCGCGCCGGTATCGAGGCCGCCATGCCCGAGGCCGTGATCCGGGAGTCGGTCGCGCTCGAGGGCGACGCGCTCCGGGTCGCCGACGCGACGTACGACCTCGGCGACCACGACGAGGTGCTCGTCGTCGGCGGGGGGAAGGCGGCCGGCGGCGTCGCCGACGCGCTCGTGGACCTGCTCGGCGACCGCCTCGACGACGGGGTCGTCGTGGTTCCGGGGGCCGTCGGAGACGAGGCGGAACCGGACGGGCCGGGGGGAGACGGGTCGTCCGACCCGATCGACCGCGTCGCCGGCGGGCATCCCGTGCCGACGCCGGGGAGCGTCGCGGGCGGCGAACGCGTGCTGGAACTGGCGGAGGGAGCCGACGAGCGAACGCTCGTGCTCACAGTCGTCACCGGCGGCGCGAGCGCGCTGCTTGCGGCACCCGCGGCGGGCGTCGACCTCCCTGATCTTCGGGAGACGACCGACGCGCTGCTCTCGGCCGGCGTCGACATCGACGGGGTCAACGCGGTCCGAAAACATCTCTCGCGGGTGAAGGGCGGTCGACTCGCGAGCGCGGCCGCCCCGGCGACGGTCGTCGGCCTGCTGTTCAGCGACGTGGTGGGCGACGATCCCGCTGTGATCGGGAGCGGCCCGGTCTCCCCGGACCCGACGGAGTTCGCGGACGCGCTGGCGGTGCTCGACCGCCACGGCGTCGACGCGCCGCAGTCGGTCCGAGCGCGCCTCGAATCGGGCGCTCGCGGCGAGACCCCGGAGACGCCGGGGGCGGAGGACCCGGCGTTCGCGCGCGTCTCGACCCACGTGCTCGCGGACGGGCGGACGGCGATCGACGCGGCCGCCGGGGTCGCCCGCGACCGCGGCTACGACGCGCTCGTGGTGTCGAGTCGCCTCCGCGGGGAGGCCCGCGAGTGCGGGACCTTCCACGTCGGGATCGCCGAGGAGGTCGCGACCGCTGGCGACCCGGTCGCCCCGCCGGCGGTCCTCCTCTCGGGTGGCGAAACGACGGTCACGGTCGCCGGCGACGGCGAGGGCGGCCCGAACGCCGAGTGCGCCCTGGCGGCCGGGGTCGACCTCGTCGACCGGCGCTCGCCGCTGTCGGATCGGGACGGCGACTGCGCGTTCCTCGCGGTCGACACCGACGGTCGCGACGGCAGTACCGACGCCGCGGGCGCGCTCGTGACGCCCGATAGCGTCGCCGACGCGGAGGCGGCCCTCGCGGCGCTGGACGACAACGACGCAGTCGGCTATTTTCGGGAGGCCGGCGGGCTCGTGATCACCGGACCGACCGGGACGAACGTCGACGACCTCAGGGTCCTCGTCGTCGAGGAGTGA
- a CDS encoding acyl-CoA dehydrogenase family protein: protein MSSSPIDYGRLDAGRECNYWAMDPTLRTAAARAYPDGEFEWAEPLLSSFGDACGHGIAERSDRIDRHPPELHTYDADGEVVNRVEYHPDQHESEHVVYGEFRLTHDAFHAPPGREEPASLTHTLAMQALLSYCDVGFCCPASMTTGAALVLDRADHDRGEYLRRLTSADPDEHVEGAMFLTEKQGGSDVGANEVTAERVAGDEYAIRGEKWFCSNVDAQGALVLARTPDAPAGTDGLSLFLVPHEVDGEPNAKLVRRLKDKLGTLSVPTGEIEFRGATGYLIGEEGDGFRLMAEMMNYERLTNATGAVGVMGRALLEAKVHAANREAFGSRLDEHALMRRDLAEMTVEYEGAATFAFEAARWYNAHERGEGDDRDGDRNGDDVDRAFKLMRLLVPIAKYRTARDSVGIASYCMEVLGGDGYVREHVTPRLLRDTQVLPIWEGASNVISLDVLRVLERERAHEAFVPYVADLLDVDDDRLADLAGEVDDAFGELQTALATLATEDAEYAQYHAKELANLIYDVTTAALLLDRADDALAGDDAEGSAGGGPDARPALVAEAFVAEHLRTEQARGIASGESPCDEHFDALARYASIDPAEVDLGASPAAADD, encoded by the coding sequence ATGTCATCTAGTCCCATCGACTACGGTCGCCTCGACGCCGGCCGCGAGTGCAACTACTGGGCGATGGATCCGACCCTCCGGACGGCCGCGGCGCGGGCGTACCCCGACGGCGAGTTCGAGTGGGCCGAGCCCCTCCTGTCGTCGTTCGGCGACGCCTGCGGCCACGGGATCGCCGAGCGCTCCGACCGGATCGACCGCCACCCGCCGGAGCTTCACACCTACGACGCCGACGGCGAGGTGGTCAACCGCGTCGAGTACCACCCGGACCAACACGAGTCCGAGCACGTCGTCTACGGGGAGTTCCGGCTCACTCACGACGCCTTCCACGCGCCGCCGGGGCGCGAGGAGCCCGCGAGCCTCACGCACACGCTCGCGATGCAGGCGCTGTTGTCGTACTGCGACGTCGGCTTCTGCTGTCCGGCGTCGATGACGACGGGCGCGGCGCTGGTGTTGGATCGGGCCGACCACGACCGCGGGGAGTACCTCCGGCGACTCACCAGCGCCGACCCCGACGAGCACGTCGAGGGCGCGATGTTCCTCACCGAGAAGCAGGGCGGCAGCGACGTGGGGGCCAACGAGGTGACCGCCGAACGCGTCGCCGGCGACGAGTACGCGATCCGCGGCGAGAAGTGGTTCTGCTCGAACGTCGACGCGCAGGGGGCGCTCGTGCTCGCACGGACGCCCGACGCCCCGGCGGGGACCGACGGGCTGTCGCTGTTTCTCGTCCCCCACGAGGTCGACGGCGAGCCGAACGCGAAGCTGGTGCGGCGACTGAAGGACAAACTCGGCACGCTGTCGGTGCCGACCGGCGAGATCGAGTTCCGCGGCGCGACCGGCTACCTGATCGGCGAGGAGGGCGACGGCTTCCGGCTGATGGCCGAGATGATGAACTACGAGCGGCTGACGAACGCCACGGGCGCGGTCGGCGTGATGGGCCGGGCGCTGCTGGAGGCGAAGGTGCACGCGGCGAACCGCGAGGCGTTCGGCAGCCGGCTCGACGAGCACGCGCTCATGCGGCGCGACCTCGCCGAGATGACCGTCGAGTACGAGGGCGCTGCGACGTTCGCCTTCGAGGCCGCCCGCTGGTACAACGCCCACGAGCGCGGCGAGGGTGACGACCGCGACGGCGACAGAAACGGCGACGACGTCGATCGGGCGTTCAAGCTCATGCGCCTGCTGGTGCCGATCGCGAAGTACCGCACCGCCCGCGACTCGGTGGGGATCGCCTCCTACTGCATGGAGGTGCTCGGCGGCGACGGCTACGTCCGCGAGCACGTCACCCCGCGTCTGCTCCGGGACACGCAGGTCCTCCCGATCTGGGAGGGGGCCTCGAACGTCATCTCGCTGGACGTGCTCCGTGTGCTGGAGCGCGAGCGCGCCCACGAGGCGTTCGTTCCCTACGTCGCGGACCTCCTCGACGTGGACGACGACCGCCTCGCCGACCTAGCCGGAGAGGTCGACGACGCGTTCGGCGAGTTACAGACCGCGCTGGCGACGCTCGCGACCGAGGACGCCGAGTACGCGCAGTACCACGCCAAGGAGCTCGCGAACCTGATCTACGACGTGACGACCGCGGCGCTGTTGCTCGATCGCGCCGACGACGCGCTGGCGGGCGACGACGCCGAGGGGTCCGCCGGGGGCGGCCCGGACGCCCGCCCCGCGCTCGTCGCCGAGGCGTTCGTCGCCGAGCACCTCCGGACCGAGCAGGCTCGTGGGATCGCCTCCGGCGAGTCGCCGTGTGACGAACACTTCGACGCGCTGGCGCGGTATGCGAGCATCGACCCGGCGGAAGTCGACCTTGGAGCGTCGCCGGCGGCGGCCGACGACTGA
- a CDS encoding SDR family NAD(P)-dependent oxidoreductase, which produces MTEHATDDRVVVLTGGTSGIGRVAARNLAAGGATVAVVGRDRERGADVADADAGDTSGEVWFHRADLATKSAVRDLAAELRDAYDRIDALVHNAGLSVDARTETADGIELTLAVNHLAPYLLTHELFDMLAASAPARVVVTASDVHRRATLALDDLQLTREYDALAAYARSKLATIAFTLELADRIPDDAGVTANCVHPGFVPSTGLFRDAPLRTRLAVRVAGLIPGVGTTVEDAAGRVCRLVTDERFGETTGAYVVDGEPASPASEAADPGIRARLWTASADLVGVDPDWP; this is translated from the coding sequence GTGACCGAACACGCCACCGACGACCGCGTCGTGGTCCTGACCGGCGGAACGAGCGGGATCGGCCGCGTCGCCGCGAGGAATCTCGCCGCGGGCGGCGCGACCGTCGCGGTCGTCGGCCGCGACCGGGAGCGCGGCGCGGACGTCGCCGACGCTGACGCCGGCGACACCTCCGGGGAGGTATGGTTCCATCGGGCGGACCTGGCGACGAAATCGGCCGTGCGCGACCTCGCGGCGGAGCTTCGCGACGCGTACGACCGGATCGACGCGCTCGTTCACAACGCCGGGCTGTCGGTCGACGCCCGCACGGAGACGGCCGACGGTATCGAACTCACGCTCGCGGTGAACCACCTCGCGCCGTACCTGCTGACTCACGAACTGTTCGACATGCTCGCGGCGTCGGCTCCCGCGCGGGTCGTCGTGACCGCCTCGGACGTGCACCGACGCGCGACGCTGGCACTCGACGATCTCCAGCTCACCCGGGAGTACGACGCGCTGGCGGCGTACGCCCGGTCGAAGCTCGCGACCATCGCGTTCACGCTCGAACTCGCGGATCGGATCCCCGACGACGCCGGGGTCACGGCCAACTGCGTGCATCCGGGGTTCGTCCCGTCCACGGGGCTGTTCCGGGACGCTCCCCTTCGGACGCGCCTCGCGGTCCGCGTCGCGGGTCTCATCCCGGGCGTCGGGACGACCGTCGAGGACGCCGCCGGGCGGGTGTGCCGGCTCGTCACCGACGAGCGATTCGGCGAGACGACCGGCGCGTACGTCGTCGACGGCGAGCCCGCGTCCCCCGCGAGCGAGGCCGCCGACCCGGGGATCCGCGCGCGACTGTGGACCGCCAGCGCCGACCTCGTGGGCGTCGATCCAGATTGGCCGTGA